A single region of the Synergistaceae bacterium genome encodes:
- a CDS encoding adenosylmethionine decarboxylase produces MSPKGVHYIVEVSGCDDTITNVSKLQDILVEAANRAHAQVWSVSFNKFPPNGVSGVVVISESHLSCHTWPEVNYMALDIYTCGAHTEPMIAVDYVLEQVKASHIHVTEITRGLDDDDQKYYHSFITWEEDRQEGLKK; encoded by the coding sequence TTGTCCCCAAAAGGTGTTCACTACATCGTCGAGGTTTCAGGCTGTGATGACACTATCACTAACGTATCCAAGCTGCAGGACATCCTCGTAGAAGCAGCAAACAGAGCACATGCTCAAGTCTGGTCAGTATCCTTCAACAAGTTTCCCCCAAACGGAGTCAGCGGAGTTGTCGTAATCAGCGAGTCTCACTTGTCGTGCCACACTTGGCCGGAAGTGAACTATATGGCTCTCGACATCTACACCTGCGGCGCGCACACTGAACCCATGATAGCCGTTGACTATGTGCTCGAGCAGGTCAAGGCCTCACACATCCACGTAACGGAAATCACACGCGGGCTTGACGATGACGACCAGAAGTACTATCACTCGTTCATAACGTGGGAAGAAGACAGGCAGGAGGGTCTCAAGAAATGA
- the smpB gene encoding SsrA-binding protein SmpB, with protein MSKTNSRDKTVAQNRKARHDYFILDSFECGIVLTGTEIKSVRSGHLNLKDSYASIENAELWLFGVHISPYEKGTYYNHEPERPRKLLMHRQEIIRLNSKLREKGLTLVPLSVYIKDGRRAKVELGLAKGRTTHDKRDMIADRDAKRSIARAVRGKGSYDED; from the coding sequence ATGTCCAAGACGAACAGCAGAGATAAAACAGTAGCACAGAACCGCAAAGCCAGACATGACTACTTCATCCTCGACAGCTTCGAGTGCGGAATAGTCCTGACCGGCACAGAGATTAAGAGCGTCCGAAGCGGACACCTTAACCTGAAGGATTCTTATGCTTCCATCGAGAATGCTGAACTCTGGCTGTTCGGGGTACACATCTCACCCTACGAGAAGGGCACTTACTACAACCACGAGCCCGAACGTCCCCGCAAGCTGCTGATGCACAGGCAGGAGATTATCCGCCTCAACAGCAAGCTCCGCGAGAAAGGCTTGACCCTCGTTCCGTTGAGTGTGTACATCAAGGACGGACGGCGCGCGAAGGTTGAACTGGGCCTCGCCAAGGGCAGAACAACCCACGACAAGCGCGACATGATCGCGGACAGAGATGCGAAGAGGAGCATTGCCCGTGCAGTGAGGGGCAAAGGAAGCTACGACGAAGATTAA
- a CDS encoding DUF1311 domain-containing protein: MKRLLAAVLVLLLSVPSFALSDAEYLRMRKSSADFARADKRLSTVWTNLKKSLPKSVFTRLQAEQREWIASGRDEAAEAYIADGYSRMEAYTMATNDRADALPGIAQALRKGTSTTPSRPKPATKPARRPAPKPDPEPEPEPEPEPEPEPEPQPLDEGPVVPEGEYNGKEAFFTVKILDRSTQEAEVTFSRWKDEVSWTSRGWIEDNTLELSDSNYSRCVATITFTSGKATVTVSDSEDWAEATAEDFVMAGTYTKQ, from the coding sequence ATGAAACGTCTATTAGCCGCAGTCCTCGTACTGCTTCTGTCCGTTCCGTCGTTCGCACTGAGCGATGCCGAGTATCTCAGGATGCGCAAGAGCAGTGCGGATTTCGCCAGAGCCGACAAGAGACTCTCGACAGTCTGGACGAACCTCAAGAAGTCTTTACCCAAGAGCGTCTTCACGCGTCTTCAGGCAGAACAGCGCGAGTGGATCGCCTCAGGCCGCGACGAAGCCGCAGAAGCCTACATCGCTGACGGTTATTCGCGCATGGAGGCCTACACGATGGCCACGAACGACCGCGCCGATGCTTTGCCCGGAATCGCTCAGGCTCTCCGCAAAGGCACAAGCACAACCCCTTCACGCCCTAAGCCTGCCACAAAACCGGCGAGAAGGCCAGCACCTAAGCCAGACCCCGAACCCGAGCCAGAGCCAGAACCAGAGCCTGAACCTGAACCAGAGCCCCAGCCCCTCGACGAAGGCCCGGTAGTCCCGGAAGGTGAGTACAACGGCAAAGAGGCATTCTTTACGGTGAAGATTCTTGACCGTTCAACGCAGGAAGCAGAGGTTACGTTCAGCAGGTGGAAGGACGAAGTCAGCTGGACATCGCGCGGATGGATTGAGGACAACACCCTCGAGCTCTCAGACTCGAACTACAGCCGGTGCGTCGCAACGATAACCTTCACCAGCGGGAAAGCAACTGTAACCGTGAGCGACTCTGAGGACTGGGCGGAAGCGACAGCAGAAGACTTTGTGATGGCGGGAACGTACACAAAGCAGTAG
- a CDS encoding MATE family efflux transporter gives MKHENNREIFEAWPIPKALTELALPMIFGQLIILVYNLADTFFIGRTNNPLMVAGVSLLLPVFNISITFANLFGIGGGTLISRLMGAHREGEAKTVSAFSFYMTILSAGAFALSMFAFMEPVLRLLGASNDTMPFAKQYTFCVIVIGAVPTILSMTLSNFLRSTGYAKQAGFGVSMGGLINIGLDPLFMFVLLPKGYEVLGAGIATMLSNVIICTYFLVVILRLKGSILSLSIRNFMPSRANVASIFAVGVPAAISVTLFDITYIIIDKLASGYGDIPLAAIGIVLKAERLPLNVGIGLCQGMMPLVGYNYSARNFKRMREAVNFSRIVGLVIGVVAVILYEVFAAQIMRVFIADAQTVELGTHFLRARVLATPFMFLCFHLVNFFQAVGHGGKALALGTARWVVFNIPLLFVMRAIFGMYGIVWTQVVADVMMTVVSLAVYWNFERGITKNLQPEG, from the coding sequence ATGAAGCACGAAAACAACCGCGAAATCTTTGAGGCTTGGCCGATCCCGAAGGCTCTCACTGAGTTAGCCCTCCCGATGATATTCGGCCAGCTAATTATTCTCGTCTACAACCTCGCTGATACCTTCTTCATCGGCCGAACCAATAATCCCCTGATGGTCGCTGGTGTCTCGTTGCTCCTGCCCGTCTTCAACATCTCCATAACCTTCGCGAATCTCTTCGGCATCGGAGGAGGCACGCTGATTTCCCGCCTCATGGGTGCGCACCGTGAGGGCGAGGCCAAGACCGTTTCAGCCTTCAGCTTCTACATGACGATACTCTCCGCCGGAGCTTTCGCACTCTCGATGTTTGCGTTTATGGAGCCGGTGCTCCGTCTTCTGGGCGCGAGCAATGACACGATGCCTTTCGCGAAACAGTACACCTTCTGCGTCATCGTGATTGGTGCAGTCCCGACAATCCTGTCGATGACACTCAGCAACTTTCTGCGCAGTACAGGTTACGCGAAACAGGCGGGCTTCGGTGTCTCGATGGGAGGCTTAATCAACATCGGCCTTGACCCGCTGTTCATGTTCGTGCTCCTGCCGAAGGGCTACGAGGTCTTAGGTGCGGGGATTGCTACAATGCTGTCGAACGTCATAATCTGCACGTATTTCCTCGTGGTCATTCTGCGGCTCAAGGGGAGCATTCTTTCACTCTCAATCCGCAACTTCATGCCTTCCCGCGCAAACGTTGCCTCAATCTTCGCCGTCGGTGTTCCCGCCGCAATCTCGGTAACACTCTTCGACATCACATATATCATCATCGACAAGCTGGCCTCAGGTTACGGAGATATTCCGCTGGCCGCCATAGGAATCGTCCTCAAAGCAGAAAGGTTACCCCTCAACGTCGGAATAGGCCTGTGTCAGGGAATGATGCCGCTTGTGGGCTACAACTACTCCGCGCGCAACTTCAAGAGAATGCGTGAGGCCGTGAACTTCTCGCGGATTGTCGGGCTGGTGATCGGTGTTGTTGCAGTGATTCTGTACGAGGTCTTTGCGGCACAGATCATGAGGGTGTTCATTGCCGACGCGCAGACCGTCGAGCTCGGAACGCACTTTCTGCGGGCACGCGTGCTGGCTACTCCGTTCATGTTCCTGTGCTTCCACCTCGTGAACTTCTTTCAGGCTGTCGGGCACGGCGGAAAAGCTCTCGCGCTTGGTACGGCAAGGTGGGTTGTGTTCAACATTCCGCTTCTGTTTGTGATGAGGGCAATCTTCGGGATGTACGGCATTGTTTGGACGCAGGTCGTCGCTGACGTGATGATGACGGTTGTGTCGCTTGCGGTGTACTGGAACTTCGAGCGCGGCATAACGAAGAATTTACAGCCTGAGGGATAA
- a CDS encoding thioredoxin family protein, which yields MIPCCAFTNSRRVILLSVIEISRDNLEAEFLKSELPAVMDFWGPGCGPCMAMMPKYHALADNPKYIGRVKFCSVDTSKNRRAAVSLRVMSLPTFLFYKDGKEVARLTGKNTAIEAVTAKIEELM from the coding sequence ATGATACCATGTTGCGCATTCACAAATTCACGGAGGGTGATTCTGTTGTCGGTAATCGAGATAAGCAGGGACAATCTGGAAGCTGAGTTCCTGAAGAGCGAACTTCCTGCGGTTATGGATTTCTGGGGGCCTGGCTGCGGGCCGTGCATGGCCATGATGCCCAAGTACCACGCTCTTGCGGACAACCCAAAGTACATAGGCCGGGTGAAATTCTGTTCGGTCGACACATCAAAGAACAGAAGGGCGGCCGTCTCGTTGCGGGTAATGTCTTTGCCGACGTTCCTGTTCTACAAGGACGGGAAGGAAGTTGCGCGCCTCACCGGCAAGAACACGGCTATTGAGGCGGTTACGGCCAAGATAGAGGAGTTAATGTAG
- the trxB gene encoding thioredoxin-disulfide reductase, whose translation MEKRELVIIGAGPAGMSAAVYGKRAGLDVLVLERGATGGQINNTDEVENYPCVEHATGPELGDMFKAHALKFGAEIRLVDNSRVELRDGRKIVLTTKGGEANEIEANAVIVATGAHFKRLGCEGEAEHIGQGVSFCAVCDAMFYEDLEVAVVGGGNTAVEEACYLTKFASKVYLIHRRDEFRADRSAVAKALANPKIEPVYSTVVEKIEGNGMVENLVIKNVKTGELSDLHADGVFMFVGQEPDAECVDGIVDKDSGGWIITNERMETSAEGIFAAGDVRSKFLRQVITAASDGAIAAMAASAYISK comes from the coding sequence ATGGAGAAGCGTGAACTGGTTATCATCGGAGCTGGTCCGGCAGGGATGTCGGCGGCAGTCTACGGAAAACGTGCTGGGCTTGATGTCCTTGTGCTCGAGCGCGGGGCGACAGGCGGGCAGATCAACAACACCGACGAGGTCGAGAACTATCCATGCGTTGAGCACGCCACCGGCCCGGAACTCGGCGACATGTTCAAGGCACACGCGCTGAAGTTCGGTGCGGAGATAAGGCTCGTCGACAACAGCAGGGTTGAGCTCAGGGACGGCAGAAAGATAGTCCTCACGACGAAGGGCGGCGAGGCGAACGAGATCGAGGCAAACGCGGTCATCGTGGCAACGGGAGCACACTTCAAGCGTCTGGGCTGCGAGGGAGAAGCAGAACACATCGGGCAGGGCGTGAGCTTCTGCGCTGTGTGCGACGCGATGTTCTACGAAGACCTTGAAGTCGCAGTAGTCGGCGGAGGGAACACGGCAGTAGAGGAAGCGTGCTACCTCACAAAATTTGCGTCGAAAGTGTACCTGATTCACAGGAGGGATGAGTTCCGCGCGGACAGGTCAGCAGTAGCTAAGGCACTCGCCAACCCGAAGATTGAGCCCGTCTACAGCACGGTTGTCGAGAAGATAGAGGGTAATGGCATGGTGGAGAACCTCGTCATCAAGAACGTCAAGACCGGCGAGCTCTCTGACCTTCACGCTGACGGAGTGTTTATGTTCGTGGGACAGGAGCCCGACGCTGAATGCGTGGACGGTATCGTGGACAAGGACAGCGGAGGCTGGATCATCACGAATGAACGCATGGAGACTTCTGCGGAGGGGATCTTTGCGGCGGGGGATGTCAGGAGCAAGTTCCTGCGGCAGGTGATTACTGCGGCGAGCGACGGGGCGATAGCGGCGATGGCGGCGAGTGCGTACATCAGCAAATAG
- the thrS gene encoding threonine--tRNA ligase, with protein sequence MSKLSPEDLEVLRHSTAHLMAQAILRLYPGSHFGVGPAIKDGFYYDVDVNGTITEEDLPKIEAEMRRIAGSGEKITREEMTKAEALKLFADDPYKTELINDIEAETVTVYRQGEYADLCRGPHVESTAKLHNFKLMSVAGAYWRGDEHNKMLTRIYGTAFGTPDELKEYLRRMEEAKLRDHRKLGKELDLFSLHEEGPGFPFFHPKGMVIMNTLIDFWRREHLKRGYLEIKTPQILDRELWIRSGHWDHYRDNMYFTEIDEKPYAIKPMNCPGSILVFKTQLRSYRDLPMRLAELGCVHRHERSGVLHGLMRVRCFTQDDSHTYIEHSQIKDEVLRIMELDKYVYTDVFGFKYTVELSTRPEDSMGTDEQWETAEAALREALESTGTPYTINPGDGAFYGPKIDFHLEDCIGRTWQCGTIQLDFQMPGRFDVTYIGEDGAEHTPVMLHRVVFGSIERFMGILIEHYAGAFPYWLAPVQVKIITISEEHADYARELQDTFMKWGVRSEIDGRSEKLGRKIRDAQLQKIPYMLVIGDKEKDSHTVGVRKRSEGDLGSMSLEAFRELLNKEFNPIR encoded by the coding sequence ATGTCAAAGTTATCACCCGAAGACCTTGAAGTCCTACGCCACAGCACAGCGCACCTTATGGCTCAGGCAATACTGAGGCTCTATCCCGGCTCGCACTTCGGAGTCGGCCCGGCAATCAAGGACGGCTTCTATTATGATGTTGACGTGAACGGCACAATCACTGAGGAAGACCTGCCCAAGATTGAGGCAGAGATGCGCAGGATTGCAGGTAGCGGCGAGAAGATTACGCGCGAAGAGATGACGAAGGCCGAAGCCCTGAAGCTCTTTGCTGATGACCCGTACAAGACGGAACTCATCAACGACATTGAGGCGGAGACCGTAACAGTCTACAGGCAGGGGGAATACGCAGACCTGTGCAGAGGCCCTCACGTCGAGAGCACCGCCAAGCTCCACAACTTCAAGCTGATGAGTGTTGCCGGAGCATACTGGCGCGGAGATGAGCACAACAAGATGCTGACCAGAATCTACGGCACAGCCTTTGGGACACCTGACGAGCTCAAAGAGTACCTCCGCAGGATGGAGGAGGCCAAGCTCAGAGACCACAGGAAGCTGGGCAAAGAGTTAGACCTCTTCAGCCTTCACGAGGAAGGGCCGGGCTTCCCGTTCTTCCACCCGAAGGGCATGGTCATCATGAACACGCTCATAGACTTCTGGAGGCGCGAACACCTCAAGCGCGGCTACCTCGAGATAAAGACACCGCAGATTCTCGACCGCGAATTGTGGATACGTTCGGGGCATTGGGATCACTACAGGGATAACATGTATTTCACGGAGATTGACGAGAAGCCCTACGCCATCAAGCCCATGAACTGTCCGGGAAGTATCCTCGTGTTCAAGACGCAGTTACGGAGCTACAGGGATCTTCCCATGCGCTTGGCCGAACTTGGATGCGTTCACCGCCACGAGAGGAGCGGGGTGCTTCACGGACTTATGCGCGTAAGGTGCTTCACGCAGGACGACTCGCACACGTACATTGAGCACTCGCAGATTAAGGACGAAGTTCTGCGGATAATGGAGCTCGATAAGTACGTGTACACTGACGTTTTCGGCTTCAAGTACACAGTGGAGCTTTCGACGCGCCCGGAGGACTCGATGGGCACGGACGAGCAGTGGGAGACGGCGGAAGCAGCGTTGCGCGAGGCACTAGAGAGCACAGGAACTCCCTACACCATCAATCCCGGCGACGGAGCATTCTACGGGCCGAAGATAGATTTTCACCTCGAGGACTGCATAGGCAGGACGTGGCAGTGCGGGACGATTCAGCTGGACTTCCAGATGCCCGGAAGGTTCGACGTAACTTACATCGGCGAGGACGGAGCAGAACATACGCCCGTGATGCTTCACCGTGTTGTGTTCGGGAGCATTGAACGTTTCATGGGGATACTGATTGAGCATTACGCCGGAGCGTTCCCGTACTGGCTCGCACCCGTGCAGGTGAAGATTATCACCATCTCTGAGGAACACGCAGACTATGCCCGCGAGCTGCAGGATACGTTCATGAAGTGGGGCGTTAGGTCGGAGATTGACGGCAGGAGCGAGAAGCTGGGCAGGAAGATTCGTGATGCACAGCTCCAGAAGATACCGTACATGCTGGTTATCGGCGACAAGGAGAAGGATTCCCACACAGTCGGAGTGCGGAAACGCTCTGAAGGGGACTTGGGGAGCATGAGCCTCGAGGCTTTCAGGGAGCTGCTTAACAAGGAGTTCAACCCTATACGGTAA
- a CDS encoding chromate transporter, which translates to MIYIRLFWEFFQTGLFAVGGGMATLPFLYSISDRTGWFTHQQLADMIAVSESTPGAIGVNMATYSGYITAGLPGALISTTGLITPSIIVILLIAAFLNAFHENKYVVGAFYGLRPASCAMITAAGLILARVVFFGGDFANGLSIKPLVLAGVLLVFTHIITFTKKLHPVTWIAFAAVMGIVFKF; encoded by the coding sequence ATGATATACATCAGGCTGTTCTGGGAGTTCTTCCAGACGGGATTATTTGCGGTCGGCGGAGGAATGGCTACGCTTCCGTTCCTATACAGCATCTCAGACAGAACGGGCTGGTTCACTCACCAGCAGCTGGCGGACATGATTGCAGTCAGCGAGTCCACGCCCGGCGCGATCGGCGTAAACATGGCGACATATTCGGGTTACATCACTGCGGGACTGCCTGGAGCGTTAATCTCTACGACGGGACTCATAACCCCGAGCATCATCGTGATTCTGCTTATTGCGGCGTTCCTGAATGCTTTTCACGAGAATAAATACGTTGTGGGAGCGTTTTACGGTTTGAGACCTGCGAGCTGTGCGATGATTACGGCGGCGGGATTAATTCTTGCGCGTGTGGTGTTCTTCGGCGGGGACTTCGCGAACGGGCTGAGCATAAAGCCTCTGGTTCTTGCGGGAGTGCTGTTAGTATTCACTCACATAATAACGTTCACGAAGAAGCTCCACCCTGTAACGTGGATAGCCTTTGCGGCAGTGATGGGAATCGTCTTCAAGTTCTGA
- a CDS encoding chromate transporter, with amino-acid sequence MHILADLFITFTKMGAVTFGGGYAMLPILQREIVENKHWGTDEELADYYAVGQCTPGVIAVNVATFIGRKTAGNLGGVVATLGVVFPSVVIITLLAGVIQAYSSLEWVAHAFAGVRVCVCVLIFNAVIKLFSKAIIDKKTMCVYLLVLAGAVFLNVSPVVFVVLAGIAGVLLR; translated from the coding sequence ATGCACATACTTGCTGACCTGTTCATAACCTTCACGAAGATGGGCGCAGTAACTTTCGGCGGAGGTTACGCGATGCTCCCGATATTACAGCGCGAAATCGTCGAGAACAAGCACTGGGGAACGGACGAGGAACTTGCGGACTATTACGCCGTCGGACAGTGTACGCCGGGAGTTATCGCCGTGAACGTCGCAACCTTCATAGGCCGCAAGACTGCAGGAAATCTCGGCGGGGTTGTCGCAACGCTGGGCGTGGTGTTCCCGTCCGTCGTAATCATCACGCTCTTGGCCGGAGTGATTCAGGCGTATTCATCGCTCGAATGGGTTGCACATGCCTTCGCAGGTGTGAGGGTGTGCGTGTGCGTGCTCATCTTCAACGCCGTGATTAAGCTCTTCAGCAAAGCCATAATCGACAAGAAGACTATGTGCGTGTACCTTCTTGTTCTTGCGGGTGCGGTCTTCCTGAACGTTTCGCCGGTAGTGTTCGTGGTCTTGGCCGGAATTGCGGGGGTGCTTCTGAGATGA
- a CDS encoding L,D-transpeptidase family protein: MFKVLLMLMVMFVSPLYAEESPAWVSSLNAAQNASQLAIVSGTHGSNARFSLHEKDSDGVWQQVISAPAYIGKKGWGKTREGDAKTPVGVYTFTMAFGINDDPGSPMGYTKVDGTHYWVGDSNSDMYNQFVSTRDYDAFDKKESEHIIDYDMAYKYCLNISYNEDGTPGKGSAIFLHCYTKNKFTGGCVSLPEDVMREVVRHVKPGCVVVMDTSKNIKGY; encoded by the coding sequence ATGTTCAAGGTTTTGTTGATGTTGATGGTAATGTTCGTTTCACCCCTTTACGCTGAGGAATCCCCCGCGTGGGTCAGTTCCCTCAATGCCGCACAGAATGCCTCACAGCTCGCGATAGTCTCAGGAACTCACGGCAGCAACGCGCGATTCTCACTGCACGAGAAGGATTCGGACGGAGTGTGGCAGCAGGTAATCTCCGCCCCCGCGTACATCGGCAAGAAAGGCTGGGGCAAGACCCGCGAAGGCGACGCTAAGACTCCTGTAGGCGTGTACACGTTCACGATGGCTTTCGGCATAAACGATGACCCGGGCAGTCCGATGGGCTACACAAAGGTTGACGGGACTCATTACTGGGTAGGAGACTCGAACTCCGACATGTACAACCAGTTTGTGTCGACGAGGGACTATGACGCTTTCGACAAGAAGGAGAGCGAACACATCATAGATTACGACATGGCCTACAAGTACTGCCTGAACATCAGCTATAACGAGGACGGAACTCCGGGTAAAGGTTCAGCTATCTTCCTGCACTGCTACACAAAGAACAAGTTTACGGGCGGCTGTGTCTCCCTGCCGGAAGACGTAATGCGCGAGGTCGTTAGGCACGTAAAGCCGGGCTGTGTCGTCGTGATGGACACCAGCAAGAACATCAAGGGGTACTGA
- a CDS encoding endonuclease III: protein MHQRKILRVLDLLEPEYHNEARPPVLGHAEPLDGLILTVLSQNTNDVNRDRAFASLKAKFPAWSDVVDAGAAELEGTIRTAGLAHTKAQRIITILGKIHADFGDYTLKDIPRDGMKEYLRALPGVGAKTVACVMLFEFGMKAFPVDTHVTRVARRTGIADRKNSPEDISVMLEGAVPVERCLGGHVNMIAHGRAVCHPQKPECAGCVLSEICDKNL, encoded by the coding sequence ATGCACCAGCGAAAGATACTCCGAGTGCTTGATCTTCTGGAGCCAGAATACCATAACGAAGCCCGTCCTCCAGTTCTCGGCCACGCTGAGCCGCTGGACGGGCTTATACTTACGGTGCTTTCACAGAACACTAACGACGTGAACCGCGACCGTGCTTTTGCGTCGCTGAAGGCCAAGTTTCCGGCGTGGAGCGATGTTGTTGATGCGGGAGCAGCTGAACTCGAAGGCACGATAAGGACGGCAGGGCTCGCGCATACCAAAGCACAGAGAATCATCACGATACTCGGGAAAATTCACGCTGACTTCGGGGACTACACGCTGAAAGATATTCCCCGCGACGGAATGAAGGAGTACCTCCGCGCGCTTCCCGGTGTCGGCGCAAAAACTGTAGCGTGCGTTATGCTGTTCGAGTTCGGTATGAAGGCGTTTCCCGTTGATACTCACGTTACGCGTGTTGCACGGAGGACGGGAATTGCGGACAGGAAAAATTCGCCGGAAGATATTTCCGTGATGCTCGAAGGTGCTGTGCCGGTAGAGCGGTGTTTGGGCGGGCACGTGAATATGATTGCTCACGGCCGGGCAGTGTGCCATCCGCAGAAGCCGGAATGCGCAGGGTGCGTGCTCTCCGAAATCTGCGACAAAAATTTATAG